One genomic segment of [Phormidium] sp. ETS-05 includes these proteins:
- a CDS encoding site-2 protease family protein — MNTATENFATIAIVLLALGILAWGYYRAKPFGKLGILAWLQSVALMAPWLVFFGLFAAGFYLNLAAILFLLVGSAGAYIFLGRQLRAEGNDEILRQRAAKMIESQTQEGASDAPSAQPDIPSLLETARVAAIPPEDLKQIQGIFGIDTFFATETIPYQEGAIFKGNLRGDVEQSYARLTAALVSRTGDRYRLFLVTSPEDKPVFIVLPKTTDPPPTSIPQLVLFAVLLVATLATSIETGGLLLGFDFFGNMGRFQEALPLSAGIWAVLLTHEIGHQIMAKRHQVRFSLPFFIPTWQIGSFGALNRFETLVPNRKVLFDVAFAGPAAGGLVSLGMLILGLLLSHEGSAFKIPSEFFKGSILVGTLSKVVLGSALTQELVDVHPLTVIGWLGLAITALNLMPAGQLDGGRILQAIYGRKIAGRATIATLVVLAIASFANPLALYWAILILFLQRNLERPCLNDISEPDDARAALGLLALFLMVATLLPLTPALAGRLGIGG; from the coding sequence ATGAATACAGCAACGGAAAATTTTGCCACGATCGCGATCGTGCTGTTGGCTTTAGGTATCTTAGCTTGGGGATACTATCGCGCTAAGCCTTTTGGCAAACTGGGCATCCTGGCTTGGTTGCAATCAGTAGCCCTGATGGCTCCCTGGCTGGTGTTTTTTGGCTTGTTCGCCGCTGGATTTTACCTCAACCTGGCCGCAATCTTATTTCTACTGGTGGGTTCGGCTGGGGCGTATATTTTCCTTGGCAGACAACTGCGGGCAGAGGGCAATGATGAAATCCTGCGCCAGCGTGCGGCCAAGATGATTGAGTCCCAAACCCAAGAAGGCGCCTCGGATGCTCCTTCGGCTCAGCCAGATATCCCCTCCCTCCTGGAAACTGCCCGAGTCGCGGCAATTCCCCCAGAAGACCTCAAGCAAATTCAGGGGATTTTTGGCATCGATACGTTTTTTGCCACGGAAACGATTCCTTATCAGGAGGGGGCGATTTTCAAGGGCAACCTCCGGGGGGATGTGGAGCAGTCTTATGCTCGGTTGACGGCGGCTTTGGTTTCGCGGACGGGCGATCGCTACCGCCTATTCTTAGTCACTAGCCCCGAGGATAAACCAGTATTTATTGTCCTGCCCAAAACCACGGATCCACCCCCCACCAGCATCCCCCAACTCGTCCTCTTCGCCGTGTTACTGGTAGCCACCCTCGCCACTAGCATAGAAACCGGCGGACTTTTACTCGGCTTCGATTTCTTCGGCAATATGGGACGCTTCCAGGAAGCTCTACCCCTGAGTGCTGGCATCTGGGCAGTTTTACTGACTCACGAAATTGGCCACCAAATTATGGCCAAACGTCACCAAGTCCGCTTCAGTTTGCCATTTTTTATTCCTACTTGGCAAATTGGTTCTTTCGGTGCCCTGAACCGCTTTGAGACTCTCGTCCCTAACCGCAAAGTGTTGTTTGATGTGGCTTTTGCCGGACCGGCAGCGGGAGGTTTGGTATCTCTGGGGATGTTGATTCTGGGCTTACTTCTCTCCCACGAAGGTAGTGCCTTTAAAATTCCCTCGGAGTTCTTCAAGGGCTCGATTTTGGTGGGTACTCTCTCTAAAGTCGTCCTCGGTTCGGCTTTAACTCAGGAGTTGGTGGATGTGCATCCCCTGACAGTTATCGGCTGGTTGGGTTTGGCAATTACGGCTCTCAACCTGATGCCAGCGGGTCAACTGGATGGTGGGCGCATCTTGCAGGCTATTTATGGGCGCAAAATCGCTGGGCGGGCTACCATTGCGACCCTGGTGGTACTGGCGATCGCCTCTTTCGCCAACCCCCTAGCTCTGTACTGGGCCATCCTCATCCTCTTCCTGCAGCGCAACTTAGAACGCCCCTGTCTCAATGACATCAGCGAACCCGATGATGCCCGAGCCGCCTTGGGTCTGCTGGCTCTATTCCTGATGGTAGCCACCCTCCTCCCCCTCACCCCCGCTCTCGCGGGTCGTCTGGGTATCGGCGGCTGA
- a CDS encoding ABC transporter ATP-binding protein produces MAPVTFERVFKVYANGYTAIKDLSLEIKDGEFMVFVGPSGCGKSTALRMLAGLEDISAGKLIIGGEVVNDKTPQQRNIAMVFQNYALYPHMTARQNLEFPLRMMKLPPDERQKRVEEAAVRLGLTELLDRKPKQMSGGQRQRVAMGRAIVRDPAVFLMDEPLSNLDAKMRGQIRTEIAQLQRRMGTTTVYVTHDQVEAMTMGDRVAVIRSGELQQVAPPQELYDSPANIFVAGFIGSPAMNIFPTKISKTHSGVLSLDFGGQHIAINPAITEKYPELSRYYLDKPIIAGWRPEAFSLAPPDEPIDRCIEVDVEAVEALGHEMIVYFKAALTRIEVEAISNREEKATGNSKLLVARLQSSQNLKNVPRITLTVDSSKLYFFNQAGQAISSV; encoded by the coding sequence ATGGCGCCGGTGACATTTGAGCGGGTTTTCAAGGTGTATGCCAATGGCTATACTGCAATTAAGGATTTATCTTTGGAGATTAAAGATGGAGAGTTTATGGTATTTGTGGGGCCGTCGGGTTGTGGCAAATCGACAGCACTGCGGATGCTGGCAGGGTTGGAAGATATCAGTGCCGGTAAATTGATAATTGGCGGTGAGGTGGTGAATGATAAAACGCCGCAGCAACGGAATATCGCGATGGTGTTTCAAAATTATGCGCTTTACCCCCATATGACGGCACGGCAAAATCTAGAATTTCCCCTGCGAATGATGAAATTGCCGCCTGATGAAAGGCAAAAGCGGGTAGAGGAGGCGGCAGTTAGACTGGGGTTAACAGAGTTGCTTGATCGGAAACCAAAGCAGATGTCTGGAGGACAGAGACAGCGGGTAGCAATGGGAAGGGCGATCGTCAGGGACCCGGCAGTGTTTTTGATGGACGAACCCCTGTCTAATTTAGATGCCAAAATGCGGGGACAAATTCGCACAGAAATTGCCCAACTACAGCGGCGGATGGGGACAACTACGGTGTATGTGACTCACGACCAAGTAGAAGCGATGACTATGGGCGATCGCGTCGCCGTCATCCGTAGCGGAGAACTGCAGCAAGTGGCACCGCCCCAAGAACTGTACGACAGTCCCGCTAATATATTCGTTGCCGGTTTTATTGGTTCTCCGGCGATGAATATTTTCCCCACCAAAATCAGCAAAACCCACAGCGGCGTCCTCTCCCTAGACTTTGGCGGACAGCACATTGCCATCAACCCCGCCATCACTGAGAAATACCCAGAATTAAGCCGCTATTATCTCGACAAACCGATAATTGCAGGTTGGCGCCCAGAGGCATTTTCTCTTGCCCCTCCCGATGAGCCTATAGACCGCTGCATTGAAGTAGATGTAGAAGCAGTGGAAGCGCTGGGGCACGAAATGATAGTTTATTTTAAAGCTGCACTCACCAGAATTGAAGTCGAAGCCATTAGCAATAGGGAGGAAAAGGCAACTGGGAATAGTAAACTGTTGGTGGCGCGATTGCAGTCATCTCAGAACTTAAAAAATGTTCCTCGAATCACCCTCACCGTGGATTCCAGCAAGCTGTATTTCTTCAATCAGGCAGGACAGGCAATATCCAGCGTTTAG
- a CDS encoding carbohydrate ABC transporter permease has protein sequence MLNQGKHNQGWIVVSYGLLVLLAFFFLAPIWFTIVASLKPDDLVLVEAGTVKAFIPVQASLSNYSDVFKRVNFGLFLGNSILITGTIVMLGLVVNSMAAYALARLQWRGRNLLLAVVLALMIIPFEAIAVPLFFQVTVWGWRNTYIAQILPFIANAFSIYLFYTFFIGIPKELEEAAVVDGASRGRIFWEIIVPVAKPAFASVAILTFLTQWGSFLWPTMITVGEKVRPLPVAIAEFQTLPPIQWGDIMAFAVLMIAPVLVIFLLFQKWFVRGVASSGIKG, from the coding sequence ATGCTGAATCAAGGGAAACATAACCAAGGGTGGATAGTGGTTAGTTATGGATTACTGGTTCTGTTGGCGTTTTTCTTTTTAGCCCCGATTTGGTTTACCATTGTGGCTAGCTTGAAACCAGATGATTTGGTATTGGTTGAGGCGGGGACGGTGAAGGCATTTATCCCGGTTCAGGCATCATTAAGCAATTATAGTGATGTGTTTAAGCGGGTAAATTTTGGGTTATTTTTGGGTAATTCAATTTTGATTACGGGAACTATAGTGATGTTGGGTTTGGTGGTGAATTCAATGGCAGCTTATGCTTTGGCTCGGTTGCAATGGCGGGGTCGGAATCTGCTGTTGGCTGTGGTGCTGGCGTTGATGATTATCCCGTTTGAGGCGATCGCAGTGCCTTTATTTTTCCAGGTGACAGTTTGGGGATGGCGCAATACTTATATAGCGCAAATCCTGCCTTTTATTGCTAATGCTTTTTCGATTTACCTGTTTTATACTTTTTTTATTGGCATTCCCAAGGAATTGGAGGAGGCGGCGGTGGTGGATGGAGCAAGTCGGGGGCGAATTTTCTGGGAAATTATTGTGCCGGTGGCGAAACCAGCGTTTGCATCGGTGGCAATATTGACGTTTTTAACGCAATGGGGCTCGTTTTTGTGGCCAACGATGATAACTGTGGGGGAGAAAGTGCGTCCTTTGCCAGTGGCGATCGCGGAATTTCAAACCTTACCGCCTATCCAGTGGGGAGATATCATGGCTTTCGCGGTTCTAATGATAGCTCCGGTGTTGGTAATATTCTTGCTATTCCAGAAGTGGTTTGTGCGGGGGGTGGCATCATCGGGGATAAAAGGTTAA
- a CDS encoding carbohydrate ABC transporter permease, which yields MNQKNAVNRTVLAFVAPAFLGLFLFVAVPFGLAAILSLTNLRLGSPLPLKFIGLEQYRRILSDPAFSRALLNNGIFALVIVPLQTAVALGLALLLNRPLKGMALFRTLFFMPVVFPMSLVAVIWTLIYAPGPTGMMNSFLEFVTWGLWQPTDFLRHPLLALPSIMLLSLWQGVGFQMVIILAGLQSIAGELYEAAAIDGSNKFNQFLYVTLPQLRNTLIFVMLVTSILAFRLFDQIKIMTQGEPNNATTTVMYEAVKAAFEQQKIAKGSAMTVLLFLLVLAITIWLRIWGREERVIE from the coding sequence ATGAACCAAAAAAACGCCGTAAACCGCACAGTATTGGCATTCGTTGCCCCAGCCTTCCTAGGTTTATTTCTCTTTGTGGCGGTGCCTTTTGGCCTAGCCGCCATATTATCCCTAACCAACTTGCGCCTCGGTTCTCCCCTCCCGTTAAAATTTATCGGGTTAGAACAGTACCGGCGCATTTTAAGTGACCCAGCTTTTAGCCGCGCTTTGCTCAATAATGGCATTTTTGCCCTGGTGATAGTGCCCCTACAAACCGCAGTAGCTTTGGGTTTGGCTTTGCTTCTGAATCGTCCTTTAAAAGGAATGGCACTGTTTCGCACTCTGTTTTTTATGCCAGTGGTATTTCCCATGTCTTTGGTGGCGGTGATTTGGACTTTAATTTACGCTCCCGGTCCTACCGGAATGATGAATTCATTTCTGGAGTTTGTTACCTGGGGACTTTGGCAACCCACAGATTTTCTGCGTCATCCCCTGCTGGCACTACCATCAATCATGCTGCTGTCTTTGTGGCAGGGAGTGGGGTTTCAGATGGTGATTATTTTGGCGGGTTTGCAGTCAATTGCCGGGGAACTTTACGAAGCGGCGGCCATAGATGGCAGCAATAAATTTAATCAATTTTTGTATGTGACATTGCCCCAGTTGCGGAATACCCTGATTTTTGTGATGCTGGTAACTTCTATTTTGGCTTTCCGCTTGTTCGATCAAATTAAAATTATGACCCAAGGCGAGCCGAATAACGCCACTACTACAGTGATGTATGAGGCGGTAAAAGCAGCGTTTGAACAGCAAAAAATTGCTAAAGGATCCGCGATGACGGTATTGTTGTTTTTGCTAGTGTTAGCCATCACGATTTGGCTGCGAATTTGGGGGCGGGAAGAGCGGGTTATTGAGTGA
- a CDS encoding sugar ABC transporter substrate-binding protein, giving the protein MPIFLLVTDVEQQVIMWKTLQRLLASMLLLSVIVGCGVTPTNNQGTLEVWAHSGQEAERQTMQLQVQRFNAAQEEIQVKLTFIPEGSYNAQVQAAALSGDLPDLLEFDGPFLYNYAWQQNLIPLDELISPEVKNDLLPSIIAQGTYGGKLYSVGTFDSGLGMYGRRSSLVVAGVRIPQGNADAWTASEFQQVLAKLAKQDPDGQVLDLKLNYGGEWFTYGFAPIIYSAGGALIDLSDYPKADGFINGKAAVGAMKELQWWMQKGYVDPNIDEAAFTTGRVALSWAGHWVYSSYAAAVGDDLVVLPLPNFGSGAKTGQGSWNWGISANSKKPQAAMKFLEFLLQPEEVLAMSNANGAVPGSQRAIGQSQLYAEGSPLRLFAEQLLAEQTVPRPRTPAYPVITSAFQQAFNNIRNNLDVQKALNMAAIAIDVDIRDNEGYPNVNQP; this is encoded by the coding sequence TTGCCGATATTCCTGTTGGTGACTGATGTTGAGCAACAAGTAATCATGTGGAAAACTTTGCAGCGACTGCTGGCAAGTATGCTACTCCTCTCGGTCATCGTGGGGTGCGGGGTAACACCCACCAATAATCAAGGCACCTTAGAGGTTTGGGCACATTCCGGGCAAGAAGCGGAACGCCAGACGATGCAGTTACAGGTGCAGCGGTTTAATGCTGCCCAAGAAGAAATTCAGGTAAAACTGACGTTTATTCCAGAAGGTTCTTATAACGCTCAAGTCCAGGCGGCGGCTTTGTCTGGAGATTTGCCGGATCTGCTGGAGTTTGACGGGCCTTTTCTGTACAACTACGCATGGCAGCAGAATCTAATTCCCCTGGATGAGTTAATTTCCCCAGAGGTGAAAAATGATTTGTTGCCATCAATTATAGCCCAGGGTACTTACGGAGGTAAGCTGTATTCCGTGGGAACCTTTGACTCGGGTTTGGGAATGTATGGACGGAGGAGTAGCCTAGTAGTGGCGGGGGTGCGAATTCCCCAAGGTAACGCTGATGCTTGGACGGCATCTGAGTTTCAGCAAGTGCTGGCAAAACTGGCCAAACAAGACCCAGACGGGCAAGTTTTAGACCTGAAACTAAATTATGGTGGTGAATGGTTTACTTATGGTTTTGCCCCAATTATTTATAGTGCTGGCGGCGCGTTGATTGATTTAAGCGACTACCCCAAAGCTGATGGTTTCATCAATGGTAAAGCGGCGGTGGGAGCAATGAAGGAGTTACAGTGGTGGATGCAAAAGGGTTATGTTGACCCCAATATTGATGAGGCGGCGTTTACCACGGGAAGAGTGGCTCTTTCTTGGGCGGGACATTGGGTTTATTCAAGTTATGCGGCTGCAGTGGGTGATGATTTAGTGGTGCTACCCCTGCCTAATTTTGGGAGCGGTGCGAAAACTGGTCAGGGTTCGTGGAATTGGGGGATTAGTGCTAATAGTAAAAAACCCCAAGCAGCGATGAAATTTTTGGAGTTTTTGCTGCAACCAGAGGAGGTATTGGCGATGAGCAATGCCAATGGAGCGGTTCCGGGGAGTCAACGGGCGATCGGGCAATCCCAATTGTACGCGGAAGGGTCGCCCTTGCGCCTGTTTGCCGAGCAACTGCTGGCGGAGCAAACAGTCCCGCGTCCCCGGACTCCTGCCTACCCAGTCATTACCTCTGCTTTCCAACAAGCCTTTAATAATATCCGCAACAACTTAGATGTGCAAAAAGCTCTGAATATGGCAGCGATCGCGATCGATGTGGATATTAGAGATAACGAAGGCTATCCCAACGTTAATCAACCTTAG
- a CDS encoding family 10 glycosylhydrolase — protein MMAVALSDIKAHWAEAAITELARMGVVAGYPDGSFRPNASLTRTEFAVILTKAFPNLPKKRSGGNFVDVLPNFWAAGAIRTAFETGFMAGYPGGKFGVQDKILRLHVLLALASGLSLTRVPWPNVTLNRAFTDAAEIPGYAREAIAAAVAAGLVVSYPDGRNFHPNWWATRAEVVAMLCRSLMGAGAPVPEAYVARVPADELRGVWLTDIDSDVMHTPENLRFALDRLSYLNFNTIYPNVWKLGYTLYPSPVARQVLGAANHPYSWLQGRDLLAEIVTGSQRQGLSVIPWFEYGFMAPPNSELARRHPQWLTRKRDGSQTIKESGVDRVWLNPWHPQVQQFIKDLVLEIVGNYPVDGIQFDDHFSVPVELGYDDYTVNLYREEHLGLLPPEDPNDQNWRRWRSQKLTAYIRDLFKAIKTRRPNTIISLSPNYQDFAYNFYLQDWRTWQRYGFVEELILQVYRDDLKAFTAELQRPEVKLAQRNIPTAVGILTGLRTRGVPISQVEEQLNKVRNLGLAGSSFFFYESIWNFAPESPSDRAAAIKKMFPDPASRPSIAAGWQPIING, from the coding sequence ATGATGGCAGTAGCATTGAGTGATATCAAAGCCCATTGGGCAGAAGCAGCAATTACAGAACTGGCAAGGATGGGGGTGGTAGCGGGCTACCCGGATGGTAGTTTTCGCCCCAATGCTTCCCTGACCCGGACTGAGTTCGCCGTGATTTTAACCAAAGCCTTTCCCAATCTGCCCAAAAAGCGCAGTGGGGGTAATTTTGTCGATGTACTGCCGAATTTTTGGGCAGCGGGGGCAATTCGCACTGCCTTTGAAACTGGTTTTATGGCGGGATATCCAGGGGGTAAATTTGGGGTGCAGGATAAAATTCTGCGCCTTCATGTATTGCTGGCATTGGCGAGCGGGCTGTCTCTGACGCGAGTCCCTTGGCCAAATGTGACGTTAAATCGGGCTTTTACTGATGCGGCGGAGATTCCGGGTTACGCCAGGGAGGCGATCGCGGCGGCGGTGGCGGCGGGTTTAGTGGTGAGCTATCCCGATGGCAGAAACTTCCATCCCAACTGGTGGGCAACGCGAGCAGAAGTGGTGGCGATGTTGTGCCGATCGCTGATGGGAGCCGGAGCCCCAGTGCCCGAGGCTTACGTTGCCCGAGTCCCCGCCGACGAATTACGCGGAGTGTGGCTGACAGATATCGATAGCGATGTGATGCACACCCCAGAAAATTTGCGATTCGCGCTAGATCGCCTTTCTTATCTCAATTTCAACACTATATATCCCAACGTGTGGAAACTCGGTTATACTTTGTATCCCAGCCCGGTGGCGCGGCAGGTACTGGGGGCAGCAAACCACCCCTACTCCTGGCTACAAGGGCGAGACTTGCTGGCGGAAATCGTCACCGGGTCACAGCGCCAAGGGTTGAGCGTGATTCCCTGGTTTGAATACGGGTTTATGGCGCCGCCGAATTCAGAATTAGCGCGACGCCATCCCCAGTGGTTGACCCGCAAAAGGGATGGGAGCCAAACGATTAAAGAGTCGGGAGTCGATCGGGTGTGGCTAAATCCCTGGCATCCTCAAGTGCAGCAGTTTATTAAAGATTTGGTACTGGAAATTGTCGGTAACTATCCCGTGGATGGGATTCAATTTGACGACCATTTCAGCGTCCCGGTGGAATTGGGATATGATGATTATACCGTGAATTTGTACCGGGAAGAACACTTGGGATTATTGCCACCGGAAGACCCCAACGACCAGAACTGGCGGCGCTGGCGATCGCAGAAACTCACCGCATACATCCGCGACTTATTCAAAGCCATCAAAACCCGCCGCCCCAATACAATTATTTCCCTTTCTCCCAATTACCAAGATTTCGCTTATAACTTTTACCTGCAAGACTGGCGCACCTGGCAGCGCTACGGCTTTGTAGAAGAACTAATTTTGCAAGTGTATCGAGACGACCTCAAAGCCTTTACCGCTGAATTGCAGCGACCAGAAGTTAAATTAGCCCAGCGCAATATTCCCACCGCCGTAGGAATTTTAACCGGTCTGAGAACTCGCGGCGTCCCCATCAGCCAAGTAGAAGAGCAACTAAATAAAGTGCGGAATTTAGGATTAGCCGGTTCTTCGTTCTTCTTCTATGAATCTATTTGGAATTTTGCCCCAGAATCGCCATCGGATAGAGCAGCTGCCATCAAAAAAATGTTTCCCGACCCTGCCAGCCGTCCCAGCATAGCAGCCGGTTGGCAACCGATAATTAACGGGTAA
- a CDS encoding glycosyltransferase family 2 protein, which yields MTNDKGQMTISVVVPVYNGEEDLPDLIDCLKSQTYPPEQVEYIIVDNNSRDRTSTILAAAANNSFPLKPLSENQIQSSYAARNRGIQAAKGEIIAFTDADCRPEPDWLLNLIKPFGKPEVGIVAGEITAYPGSTLLEKYAQRKDILSQKHTLANSFCPYGQTANLAIRQQVLREIGLFRPYLTTGGDADLCWRVLRQTHWRLEFAPDAIVKHRHRRTLKQLQSQWRRYGESNRYLHQLHGVELGRPFTAKECFYRLSRWLLKELPVTSGNCLQGKAELVEMFITPLDLICAIARASGQENSSLPQQAEQIEVIK from the coding sequence ATGACAAATGACAAAGGACAAATGACAATATCAGTAGTGGTGCCGGTATATAATGGTGAGGAAGATTTGCCGGATTTGATTGATTGCCTGAAATCCCAAACTTACCCGCCAGAGCAAGTCGAATATATCATCGTTGATAATAACAGCCGCGATCGTACCAGCACCATCCTCGCCGCTGCTGCCAATAACTCATTTCCCCTCAAACCCCTGAGTGAAAACCAGATTCAGAGTTCCTACGCCGCTCGCAACCGAGGCATCCAAGCCGCAAAGGGCGAAATCATCGCCTTTACCGATGCCGACTGTCGCCCGGAACCAGACTGGCTCCTCAATCTCATCAAACCCTTTGGGAAACCAGAAGTGGGAATCGTCGCCGGAGAAATCACCGCCTATCCCGGCTCTACCCTCCTGGAAAAATATGCCCAGCGCAAAGATATCCTATCCCAAAAGCACACCTTAGCCAATTCCTTTTGCCCCTACGGCCAAACTGCGAACCTCGCCATCCGGCAGCAAGTCTTGAGGGAAATCGGATTATTTCGCCCCTATCTCACTACTGGCGGTGACGCCGACTTATGCTGGCGGGTATTGCGCCAAACCCACTGGCGGCTAGAATTTGCCCCCGATGCCATAGTGAAACACCGCCACCGCCGCACCCTCAAACAGCTACAAAGTCAGTGGCGGCGGTATGGAGAATCAAATCGCTACCTGCATCAACTCCACGGGGTGGAACTGGGACGACCATTCACCGCAAAAGAGTGTTTTTATCGCCTCAGTCGCTGGTTGCTCAAAGAGCTGCCCGTTACCAGTGGTAATTGTTTGCAAGGGAAAGCGGAGTTAGTAGAAATGTTCATCACTCCCCTCGACTTGATTTGCGCGATCGCCCGCGCCTCCGGCCAGGAAAACAGCAGCTTGCCACAGCAAGCCGAGCAAATCGAAGTGATAAAGTGA
- the mraY gene encoding phospho-N-acetylmuramoyl-pentapeptide-transferase, translating into MLLLLTSAILDLMADRWSNPVTSLTLPILVCGLAAGLLGYGVVPMLQWLKTGQVIREDGPQAHLRKAGTPTMGGVFFVPVAVLVALLWSGFAPEALAASALTLAYGFIGWVDDWQILRQKSNKGISPRAKLAGQIGFALLFCLWLAVTQPVSITDVALPFGLVLPLGLLFWPLAAFVMVSESNATNITDGVDGLMGGTGAIALFGLGALVADKSPSLMVFCACMSGACLGFLAHNRNPARVFMGDTGSLALGGALAAVGLLSGSLWSLFLISGIFFVESLSVIAQVSYYKATKGPDGKGKRLLKMAPMHHHLELSGWSEINIVAAFYGIQAILVLLAWVIL; encoded by the coding sequence GTGTTGCTGCTGCTGACCAGTGCCATCCTGGATTTGATGGCCGATCGCTGGTCCAACCCTGTTACCTCCCTGACTTTGCCCATCCTGGTTTGCGGCTTAGCAGCAGGATTACTGGGTTATGGGGTAGTGCCTATGCTCCAGTGGCTGAAAACTGGTCAAGTCATCCGCGAGGACGGCCCCCAAGCCCACTTGCGCAAAGCTGGCACGCCGACGATGGGAGGCGTGTTTTTTGTCCCAGTGGCAGTTTTGGTGGCCTTGTTGTGGTCTGGGTTTGCCCCGGAAGCACTCGCAGCTAGCGCCCTAACATTAGCTTACGGTTTCATCGGCTGGGTGGATGACTGGCAGATTTTGCGCCAGAAGTCCAACAAGGGGATATCCCCCCGGGCGAAGTTGGCGGGGCAAATTGGTTTTGCCTTGCTCTTTTGTTTGTGGCTGGCTGTCACCCAACCGGTGAGCATCACTGATGTGGCTTTGCCGTTTGGCTTGGTGTTGCCTTTGGGCTTGCTATTTTGGCCTTTAGCTGCTTTCGTGATGGTGTCGGAAAGCAATGCCACTAATATCACTGATGGTGTGGATGGACTGATGGGTGGCACTGGCGCGATCGCCCTGTTCGGTTTGGGCGCTTTGGTAGCCGACAAATCCCCCAGTTTGATGGTATTCTGCGCCTGTATGAGCGGCGCCTGCCTCGGTTTTCTCGCCCACAACCGCAACCCCGCCCGCGTCTTCATGGGGGATACCGGTTCTTTAGCCCTCGGCGGAGCCCTCGCCGCCGTCGGTTTGCTCAGCGGTTCTCTGTGGAGCCTATTTCTGATTAGCGGTATTTTCTTCGTAGAATCTCTTTCCGTCATCGCCCAAGTCAGCTATTACAAAGCCACCAAAGGACCCGACGGCAAAGGCAAACGCCTGCTGAAAATGGCACCTATGCACCACCACTTAGAACTAAGTGGCTGGTCAGAAATCAATATCGTAGCAGCCTTTTACGGCATTCAGGCTATCCTGGTATTGCTCGCCTGGGTGATTTTATAG
- a CDS encoding DUF3134 domain-containing protein has protein sequence MSDPIYLRNPSLTQQPRYKPAEVLRSQQQPSILDWLESSGRLLARDPSDEAGYGDDEEEISELMSVDDGGYEEEELEMDDADID, from the coding sequence ATGTCTGACCCGATTTACTTGCGTAACCCTTCTTTAACCCAACAACCCCGCTATAAACCGGCTGAGGTGCTTCGCTCCCAGCAGCAACCTTCGATTCTTGACTGGCTGGAATCTAGTGGTAGGTTGTTGGCACGAGATCCCAGCGATGAAGCTGGATACGGCGATGATGAAGAAGAAATCTCCGAGCTGATGTCAGTGGATGATGGCGGCTACGAAGAGGAAGAACTCGAGATGGACGATGCGGATATCGACTAA
- a CDS encoding PAP/fibrillin family protein has translation MLGKAELLQALAGKNRGLLATKAEKQAIQAAIVSLEERNPTNAPTEALSLLEGNWQLLYTTSSELLNIDRLPLAKLGPIYQCIRTGSGKIYNIAEIYGLPLLESIVTVVAQFEALSPRRLGIKFERNITGPMRLLSYRRLPDSEPDQFIATVETGKKFIPIDITLNPERQQGWVDITYLDETLRIGRGNGGSIFVLSKSTP, from the coding sequence ATGTTGGGTAAAGCTGAGCTGTTACAAGCACTAGCGGGGAAAAATCGCGGATTGCTGGCGACTAAGGCGGAAAAACAGGCGATTCAAGCGGCGATCGTCTCCCTGGAAGAGCGCAACCCCACGAACGCCCCCACCGAAGCCCTTTCCCTCCTTGAGGGCAATTGGCAACTACTCTACACTACCAGCAGCGAACTGTTAAACATCGATCGCCTGCCCCTGGCCAAACTCGGCCCGATATACCAGTGCATCCGCACCGGCTCGGGCAAAATCTACAACATCGCCGAAATTTACGGCTTACCCCTTCTCGAAAGCATCGTCACCGTTGTGGCTCAGTTCGAGGCTCTTTCCCCCCGTCGCCTAGGCATAAAGTTCGAGCGGAACATTACTGGCCCGATGCGCCTGCTATCCTACCGTCGTCTTCCTGACAGTGAGCCAGACCAATTCATTGCCACCGTGGAAACCGGGAAAAAATTCATCCCGATCGACATCACCCTCAACCCAGAACGCCAGCAAGGTTGGGTCGATATCACCTACCTCGATGAAACCCTCCGCATCGGACGCGGTAACGGCGGCAGCATCTTCGTTTTATCCAAATCTACACCCTGA